Proteins found in one Noviherbaspirillum sedimenti genomic segment:
- a CDS encoding sigma-54-dependent Fis family transcriptional regulator, translating to MIKESRERSVAYGLTESAIPDFSSVSRTDLTLAIEQNRVLHTHALPVMETLYEQIINTHNMVILTDAHGLIVHTLGDDDFLEKANRVALQPGVAWSEQSKGTNAIGTAIAEQAPAQVHANEHYLIANHFLTCSAAPIFDSEGSVIGVLDVTGDQNSFHKHTMGLVRMSAQMIENQVFSAAYQDAITLHFHSRPEFIGTLMEGIAAFTQGGRFLSANRSGLFQLGLPLTALKMHTFSSLFGLPVSALFDHYRTAAPVFLNLCMHSGVRVYARAQLHRANMFFQADQLHPGASERSVPLQAQAAQRVEQQATRRLSSLHYLNTGDVQIAALIDKVNKVLGRDIAILVTGETGTGKELLAQAIHNDSPRANGPFVAVNCASIPETLIESELFGYEDGAFTGARKKGSVGKILQANGGTLFLDEIGDMPLSLQARLLRVLQERMVTPLGSSRSIPVNVALICATHRNLRELIAAGVFREDLYYRLNGLVVKLPPLRERSDLEVVIERLIATEADGTQCTVSAAVMELFKRHNWPGNCRQLTNLLRTAIVMVGDDREIRREHLPDDFLDDIEAVQRGESGRSGPISTQVAVSMPTSATLDDVEISLIQNALAAHGGNISATARALGVSRNKIYRKIPQQ from the coding sequence ATGATAAAAGAATCCCGCGAACGTTCCGTCGCTTACGGCCTGACTGAGAGCGCGATTCCCGACTTCAGCTCGGTGAGCCGCACCGACCTGACGCTGGCCATCGAGCAAAATCGGGTCTTGCACACGCATGCGCTGCCGGTGATGGAAACGCTGTACGAACAAATCATCAATACCCATAACATGGTCATCCTGACCGATGCTCATGGCTTGATCGTGCATACATTGGGCGACGACGACTTCCTGGAAAAAGCCAACCGGGTCGCGCTGCAGCCGGGTGTGGCCTGGTCGGAACAGAGCAAGGGCACCAATGCGATCGGCACCGCCATCGCCGAACAGGCGCCGGCCCAGGTCCACGCCAATGAACATTACCTGATTGCCAATCATTTCCTGACCTGTTCGGCGGCGCCAATCTTCGATTCGGAAGGCAGCGTGATCGGCGTTCTGGACGTCACCGGCGACCAGAACAGTTTTCACAAGCACACCATGGGGCTGGTGCGCATGTCGGCGCAAATGATCGAAAACCAGGTGTTTTCCGCCGCCTATCAGGATGCAATCACGCTGCATTTCCACAGCCGGCCGGAATTCATCGGCACCCTGATGGAAGGCATTGCCGCCTTCACCCAGGGCGGGCGCTTCCTGTCGGCCAACCGCAGTGGCCTGTTCCAGCTCGGCTTGCCACTCACCGCGCTGAAAATGCATACCTTCAGTTCGCTGTTCGGCTTGCCGGTGTCAGCCCTGTTCGACCATTACCGCACCGCCGCGCCGGTTTTTTTGAACCTGTGCATGCACAGCGGAGTGCGGGTCTATGCGCGCGCGCAACTGCACCGGGCAAACATGTTTTTTCAGGCTGACCAGTTACATCCTGGCGCATCCGAGCGCAGCGTGCCGCTGCAAGCGCAAGCTGCGCAAAGAGTCGAGCAGCAGGCCACACGCCGCTTGTCGAGCCTGCATTACCTGAATACCGGCGATGTCCAGATCGCCGCCCTGATCGACAAGGTGAACAAGGTGCTCGGGCGCGACATCGCCATCCTGGTGACCGGCGAAACCGGCACTGGCAAGGAATTGCTGGCGCAAGCCATCCACAATGATTCGCCGCGCGCAAACGGCCCCTTCGTTGCCGTCAATTGCGCCTCGATTCCCGAAACCCTGATTGAATCCGAATTGTTCGGCTATGAAGACGGTGCCTTCACCGGCGCCCGCAAGAAAGGCAGCGTCGGCAAGATCCTGCAAGCCAATGGCGGCACGCTGTTCCTGGATGAAATCGGCGACATGCCCCTGAGCCTGCAGGCGCGCCTGTTGCGCGTGCTGCAGGAGCGCATGGTGACGCCCCTGGGCAGCAGTCGCTCGATCCCCGTAAACGTGGCGCTGATCTGCGCCACGCACCGCAACCTGCGCGAACTGATTGCGGCCGGCGTGTTTCGCGAAGACTTGTACTACCGCTTGAACGGCCTGGTAGTGAAACTGCCGCCCTTGCGTGAGCGTAGCGACCTGGAAGTGGTTATCGAACGGTTGATCGCAACGGAGGCCGACGGCACGCAGTGCACCGTATCGGCCGCGGTGATGGAGTTATTCAAGCGGCACAACTGGCCCGGCAACTGCCGGCAGCTGACCAATTTGCTGCGTACCGCCATCGTCATGGTCGGCGACGACCGCGAAATCCGCCGCGAGCATTTGCCCGACGATTTTTTAGACGATATCGAGGCGGTGCAGCGAGGCGAGAGCGGGCGAAGCGGCCCGATCAGTACACAGGTGGCGGTATCGATGCCGACATCGGCCACGCTCGACGATGTCGAAATATCGTTAATCCAGAATGCGCTGGCGGCGCATGGCGGCAATATCTCGGCCACCGCGCGCGCCCTGGGTGTTTCCCGCAACAAGATTTACCGCAAGATCCCGCAGCAATAA